GTTTTATTGAATATTGTATTGATGGTTGCTGCTAGTAAACTTGATTTGATTTTCAAATGGATGGAAGTAATTCCCTCTGAAACGAGAAATATACTAATGACATTAATCAACACGATTATAAGTAACAGATCCTCATCTGTACTTTCCATCTCTTTGTTGGTGGCGTTGTGGTCTAGTTCTAAAGCTTTGAAATCTTTAATCAAAGCTATGAACAAAGCATTTGATGTGAGAAGCGAAAACGGATTTTTGAAAACACAACTCAAAAGCATTCTGTTCACCGTGGTACTACTTTTATTGTTGATGGTGACATTGGTATTTATCGCATTTGGTGGTTTGATTTTAAATCTAATTGAGCAATATATGAAAATACGAATACCTTACTTCGCACAATTTTTCAGATATTTAATCCCTATCGTATCCATGATTTTTGGATTCACATTACTATACAAATTCGCACCAGATTTCGATTCTACAAGAAGTATCAAATGGAAATCCGCAATGCTAGGAGGAACTATCGCAACCATCGGATGGCTTTTAATTACATTGTTGTATTCGTTCTACGTTTCCAACATTTCGAATATGTCCTTGACCTACGGTCCATTGGTAGGCGTATTCGCACTTTTTGTGTGGATTAACTTATCTTCACAAATAATCTTGATTTCAGCAGAAATAACCGCAAACTACGACCAAGTTAAAAGAGGCGTTATTTATTCGACTTAGAATTAACTGAAATAAGTAGAGTATAAGCTTTGACAATAATAAATTGAAACAAACCAAAAACATCGTAAACAAGCGAATCATTAGGAAAAAATTATTCTAAATTCAAGCGAAATGAAATGTTAAAAAATCGCACTGTCTGAGCGTCAGCGAGGCTTTCGATTTCAGTTTCATGAGCGATGAATTTTTCAATTTTTGTAGACAGATGAGCGGTTTACGAGTTTTTGTGTTTTATTGTACCTTTAAAATCTTGATGTCAAGCAATATGTAAATATATGAAATAAAAATAGACAAACCGATACGGTTAGAATATCATACGGAGAAAATAAGTATAAATTCAAGCGAAGTGAATCGTAAAAAAATTGTGCTGTCTGAGCCGAAGGCGAGTTCACAATTTTAGATTCACAAGCTTAGAATTTATTTATTTGCGTAGTCTAGATATTCGTTCATATCGGTTTGTCTATTTTCGTATATCTTGAAGCTACCTTTAGCAATATTTGTAGACAGATGAGTGGTTTACGATTTTTTGTGTTTTATTGTCTCTGTAAAACATAGATGGCTTGCACTTCATTGTTTCAATGAAATGTGCCAATAATAATTTTCTAATTCAATATAAAAGCCAAATACAACCTGATAAAATCTTCTACATTTCTAGGGTCAAGTCCTGTAATATCCCTGAGTTTATTCAGCCTGTACTGAACGGTGTTTTTGTGTACGAACAAATCCTCCGCACATTTTGTTATGCTTTGATTATTTGTCGCATAAATTTTTATCAAATCTTTGTAAATATTGTAATCTTCGTCGGAAATATCTTTCAACACGACTTCTTTAAATTTTTTGATTCTATCTTTTTTGATACTTCCAAGCAAAATTCCCAAATCCAACGTGGAATAATCCACAACGCAGTCTTTTCTTTGCAAATTATCCAACCAATCCAATGCAACCATGCAATTATCGTAATTTTTCTTAAATTGGTTAATCATTTTGAATGAACCGCTAATTCCAAAATACACCCTACTATCTATGGCATCGTGAATTTGGTTTCTAATTTTATCAAGTTTTTTCTTTATGATAATCTTGTCTACGTTATTGGCAAGAATTACAATTTCTCCATAAAACACGCTGTAGACGAAATTATTAGACAAATTGTTTTCCAAGATTTTATAAATTTGATCGGAATCTTTCAACAAAAATCTGCTTTCGGAATTTTTGCCGACTATTACGTATTTTTCGTCTTCACTTTCCAAATATCTATACAATCCGTAATCGTCCAACTCATTTATCAAACTCTCAAACAAATACTTGTTCATGTCCTTTTTCTTGAGTTTGTTTTTCTCAACGAGTTGTTCTTTGACTAGTATTTCGGTCATTTTTTTGATGATGTTACCGTATTTCATAACTTCGTCTTTGTTTCCAGTAATTCCGATAACGGCTATGATTTCTCCGTCGATTGTAACTGGGATATTAATGCCCTTTTTTGCTCCGACATATTCTTTCTCATTATCGACAAAAATCGTTTTGTTTTGCTTTACGCATTCCTTCGCAGCTTCGTGATAAGTGCCAATTCTATTTGAATTTGTAGAATAAATAATATATCCTTCTTGGTCGAAAAAGTTCAAATCGTAATCAATTACATCTTTTAATTTTTCAACTATCATTTTTGCAGTGTGATCAGAAATTCTCATTTGTTCTCCATAATAATAAATTTATTTGTTCATTTAACATTATTATTACATAAAACATACATTTGTGCAATCGTTTGTTATAAAATTGAGGTAGGAGGTTGTTATGAATATATTAGTATTGATAGACTCTTTTAAAGGCAGTTTGAGTTCTTTGGAAGCAGGAGAAATCATCAAAAAAGCTTGTGAACAAGATCCTTCAAACAAGGTGATAGTAAAACCTGTTGCTGATGGTGGAGAAGGAACTATTGATTCATTAAAGGATATTAAAAACGCTAAAATAGTTGAAGTCGATGTACATAATCCTTTGATGGAACATCACACAGCTAGATATTTAATCGTTGATGATAAACTTGCAATTATGGAAATGAGTGAATCCAGCGGACTTACGCTTATAAAGGACAATTTGGATCCAATGAATGCTACGACATTTGGAGTTGGAGATATGATAAAGGACGCTTTGGATAAAAATATCAGAGAATTTATCATTGGAATCGGCGGATCTGCAACTACAGATGGTGGCATGGGAATGCTTCGAAGTTTGGGAGCACGATTTTTTGACGAAGACGGAATCGAAATCTCAAACGGTCCAATCGGAATTATCGATTTGGAAACAATTGATTTGGATAATTTCGATGCAAGACTTAAAGAATGTACATTCCAAATAGCTTGTGATGTGGACAATCCATTGTGTGGAGAACGCGGTTCGGCAAGGGTATTTGCCCCACAAAAAGGTGCAAGTCCAAAACAAGTTGAAGAATTGGATAAACTTCTTGGCAAATATCACGAAGTTACAAAAAAAGTTATTCCAGATGCAAATGATACGATTGAAGGAGCAGGTGCTGCTGGTGGTTTAGGTTACGCTTTAAAAAATTATTTGAATGCAGAATTGAAACCAGGGATTGAAATCATTCTAGAAATGCTTGGCGCAGATGAGTTAATCAAAAATTCCGATTTGATTATCACCGGTGAAGGCAAGATGGATTTCCAAACATCTATGGGAAAAACTCCAGTAGGAATTGCTAATGCAGCGAAAAAATACAATAAAAAAGTCATCGCTTTTTGTGGCGTTTGCGATAACGATGCAGTCTCAGTTAACGATAGAGGAATCGATGCATTCTTCCCTATTTTAAATAAATGTATGAGCACAAATGAAGCTATGGACAAAAAAGTTTCAGAAGAAAACTTGTACAGAAGTGTTGACCAAGTAATGAAATTAATAAATTTATGGAGGTAGTATGGACAACGTAACATTTTCAACGATTGGAGCATTGATCGGCTTAGCGTTATCAATTTTTCTAATCATTAAAAACTTCCACGCAACTTACGCACTTATCATAGGCGCTTTGGTTGGTGGACTTATCGGTGGAGGCGGACTTGTGGGAACAGTATCTGCCATGGTAAAAGGTTCTGAATCAATGATGAGTTCAGTTCTAAGAATTATGACAAGTGGTATTTTGGCGGGCTGTTTGGTTAAAACGGGCGCCGCAGAAAAAATCGCCGACACGATTATCAAAAAATTAGGCGAACAAAAAGCTTTGATTGCTATCGCGATTTCTACGATGATTATCTGTGCTGTCGGAGTTTTCATAGACATTTCAGTTATCACTTGTGCGCCAATCGCACTTGCTGTTGGTAAGAAATCAAATCTTTCCAAATCAAGCATTTTATTGGCTATGATTGGTGGAGGAAAAGCGGGTAATGTAATCAGCCCTAACCCAAACACTATTGCAACTGCTGAAGGCTTCAAATTAAATCTTACATCTTTGATGTATGTGAATATCATTCCAGCAATTTGTGCATTAATCGTTACGATTATTATCGCAATGGCTTTGGCAAAAAGAAAAACTGATGTCATAGATTCAAGTGATTTGGAATCTTCTGAAAGAACAAACTTGCCAAGTTTCTTCGCATCAATTATAGGGCCTGTTACTGTAATTGTTTTATTGGCACTTAGACCAATCGCGAAAATCACAATCGACCCGTTGATTGCACTTCCATTGGGAGGATTCGTGTGCTTATTGGCTACAAAAGAAACTAAGAACACCAAAGAATATGTCAACTACGGTTTCTCAAAAATAATCGGCGTTTGCGCGCTTTTAATCGGTACGGGAACAATCGCAGGAATTATCAAAAATTCAACACTACAAACAGATATGATTAATTTGATTACTGCATTTAATTTACCAGCATTCATTCTTGCTCCAGTAGCAGGTATTTTAATGGGTGGTGCAACAGCAAGTACAACTGCAGGAAGTACAATAGCTTCACAAACATTCGCCAAATCATTGATCGATGCAAATGTAACTGCACTAAATGCTGGTGCTATGGTTCATGCAGGTGCGACAGTTATCGACTCACTTCCTCACGGATCATTCTTCCACGCAACTGGTGGATCTGTCAAAATGTCTATCGCTGACAGATTAAAAATCATTCCTTACGAAGCAGCCGTAGGTTTGACGACTACAATCGCATCAGTACTAGTATATTTAATTACAAAATAATTTTTCTCAAAAGTAAAGGCTATGAGCACACAACTCATAGCCTTATTTTTATTTGTTGATATTATCGTTACCTTTTGGTTTTGCCAAAACAGAAATCACTATAAATACTACGCTAAATCCTAATATTATAAAAAGATTAGGAAGAATTTTCGAGATTTCTGGATTTTCTGCCAAAATTTCGTTGTTACTAATGTAGTAAAATCCTGGGAAAATTCTACCTATAGTTAAAGCAGTTTTCCCTAGTAATTCTTGCGGAACAAACGCCCCACACAAAAACGACGAACCAAGTGAGACGATGTTCATTACTCCTTGAACTGTGTTAGAATTTTTAATTACACTTGATATCATCACTGCCATCGACACCACAGATATAGTAAATACAAACGAATTAAGCATCATAAGATTGATGTGAGTCTTCGTAAAATCGTATTTGTACAAAACGCAGAATAGTATCATGTAAATTAACCAAAATACAAGTCCTGTGACTATGTGACCAAGCATCAACTCCATATTAATCCTAGTTCTTGGACATGGTGACACGTTGTTTCTCATAAGAATTGGCTGTTTTTTGTAGACCAAAGCAATATTCGAAACGACTAATATCACTTGCGCAAGTAGTAAGTAATTTAAAAAGTTAAAGTAGAATTTGGATTTATCTTTTTTAGAATTTACACTTCCCTCT
This Finegoldia magna ATCC 53516 DNA region includes the following protein-coding sequences:
- a CDS encoding CdaR family transcriptional regulator, which codes for MRISDHTAKMIVEKLKDVIDYDLNFFDQEGYIIYSTNSNRIGTYHEAAKECVKQNKTIFVDNEKEYVGAKKGINIPVTIDGEIIAVIGITGNKDEVMKYGNIIKKMTEILVKEQLVEKNKLKKKDMNKYLFESLINELDDYGLYRYLESEDEKYVIVGKNSESRFLLKDSDQIYKILENNLSNNFVYSVFYGEIVILANNVDKIIIKKKLDKIRNQIHDAIDSRVYFGISGSFKMINQFKKNYDNCMVALDWLDNLQRKDCVVDYSTLDLGILLGSIKKDRIKKFKEVVLKDISDEDYNIYKDLIKIYATNNQSITKCAEDLFVHKNTVQYRLNKLRDITGLDPRNVEDFIRLYLAFILN
- a CDS encoding YihY/virulence factor BrkB family protein, whose amino-acid sequence is MKKQKKEKKNLFFKKLLQSIKEDQIPLLSAQTTYHFIMSLVPFLIVLLNIVLMVAASKLDLIFKWMEVIPSETRNILMTLINTIISNRSSSVLSISLLVALWSSSKALKSLIKAMNKAFDVRSENGFLKTQLKSILFTVVLLLLLMVTLVFIAFGGLILNLIEQYMKIRIPYFAQFFRYLIPIVSMIFGFTLLYKFAPDFDSTRSIKWKSAMLGGTIATIGWLLITLLYSFYVSNISNMSLTYGPLVGVFALFVWINLSSQIILISAEITANYDQVKRGVIYST
- a CDS encoding GntP family permease; amino-acid sequence: MDNVTFSTIGALIGLALSIFLIIKNFHATYALIIGALVGGLIGGGGLVGTVSAMVKGSESMMSSVLRIMTSGILAGCLVKTGAAEKIADTIIKKLGEQKALIAIAISTMIICAVGVFIDISVITCAPIALAVGKKSNLSKSSILLAMIGGGKAGNVISPNPNTIATAEGFKLNLTSLMYVNIIPAICALIVTIIIAMALAKRKTDVIDSSDLESSERTNLPSFFASIIGPVTVIVLLALRPIAKITIDPLIALPLGGFVCLLATKETKNTKEYVNYGFSKIIGVCALLIGTGTIAGIIKNSTLQTDMINLITAFNLPAFILAPVAGILMGGATASTTAGSTIASQTFAKSLIDANVTALNAGAMVHAGATVIDSLPHGSFFHATGGSVKMSIADRLKIIPYEAAVGLTTTIASVLVYLITK
- a CDS encoding glycerate kinase, which produces MNILVLIDSFKGSLSSLEAGEIIKKACEQDPSNKVIVKPVADGGEGTIDSLKDIKNAKIVEVDVHNPLMEHHTARYLIVDDKLAIMEMSESSGLTLIKDNLDPMNATTFGVGDMIKDALDKNIREFIIGIGGSATTDGGMGMLRSLGARFFDEDGIEISNGPIGIIDLETIDLDNFDARLKECTFQIACDVDNPLCGERGSARVFAPQKGASPKQVEELDKLLGKYHEVTKKVIPDANDTIEGAGAAGGLGYALKNYLNAELKPGIEIILEMLGADELIKNSDLIITGEGKMDFQTSMGKTPVGIANAAKKYNKKVIAFCGVCDNDAVSVNDRGIDAFFPILNKCMSTNEAMDKKVSEENLYRSVDQVMKLINLWR
- a CDS encoding ABC transporter permease gives rise to the protein MRVFKNYFKITWAHKTPILLYTIIFFVLMSFAMKNTTQTSYKPVDVNIYVQDKANTKLSKSLYDYLDKNAKIKTMDEKIVDDKLFYDIINAAVIIPEDFDKTREVLYKVAPNNAYAMDIKEKINIYLSQVSSYEKSGFTEDEAIKNANDDLDKKIDVSIKEGSVNSKKDKSKFYFNFLNYLLLAQVILVVSNIALVYKKQPILMRNNVSPCPRTRINMELMLGHIVTGLVFWLIYMILFCVLYKYDFTKTHINLMMLNSFVFTISVVSMAVMISSVIKNSNTVQGVMNIVSLGSSFLCGAFVPQELLGKTALTIGRIFPGFYYISNNEILAENPEISKILPNLFIILGFSVVFIVISVLAKPKGNDNINK